GAAGGTGTTGTTGTCCAAGGTAACGACAGAAGATTAAAACATTCTACTGAGGCCGCTTATGGTCTTGTGCGTTTAGCTGGGAACGGCGAAAATCGGGCAGATAGAGTTGTTCAGGGAAATGATGATCGTTTAAAACCTTCTTCTACCCAAAGTTTTGGTATCGTAGAACTTGCTGAGAATGGTGAGACTAAAGAAGGGACTGTTGTTCAGGGAAATGACGATCGTTTAAAACATGCGACGAACCAAAAATTCGGTTTGGTCCAATTGGCCCCTCCTGGTGATGCAAGTCCTGGGAAAGTGGTCACTTCCGATGATCCGAGGCTAAGACATGCTACTACGGAAAGTACGGGTATTTTGAGATTTGCTTCCAATGGAGAAGAGTCTGCGGATGCAGCAGTTCAGGGGAACGATAAGAGATTAAAAATTTCCACTCCTCAATCATACGGGATCGTGAAATTAGCTCGTTCCGGCGAAGCAAAAGAAGGTGCAGTTGTCCAAGGAGACGACGAAAGATTGCGTAACGCTAGTACTGAATATCCTGGTATCGTAACAGTTGCACCTAAGGGAAAATCTATCCAAGGTCATGTGGTTTCTTCTGATGATCCTAGATTGTCGGATGCAAGACAGCCACTTCCCCATACTCATGATTACGCTCCTAAAGAGCATGATTTCAGTTCTCATACCGGATATTTGAGATTAAAAGGTTCCGTAGAAGCTCCTTATGCAAATATCTCCCCTCCTCCTGAAAATGCGGGACTTGCATATGCAAGAAATGAGAGCGAAAAAGGTGCAGGCATTGTAGGTTCCGGTAGATTCTCCGGGATCCTAGGCTTCGGAGAAAAATTCGGAGTCAGAGGTGATAGTGCTTCCGGAGAAAAAGAATCCGCAGGTATTTTAGGTCTGGCTAAAAGAGGATTTGGTGGATGGTTCCACTCTAGATCCGGCCATGCGCTGTATGCGAGTGGAAAAGGGATCCCGAGTTTGAACGAAACAGGTTCAGGCAAAGCGATCTTGGCAGAAGGTGATTCTGATTTCCTCGGAACAGTATATCTCCAAACAGGAAAGGGTACGGATTGTATCGCTAAATTTTTCCCTGTCCAGTCTTCCGACGTGATTGCGGAAGGAGATCTTCTTGCAATGGGAGAAGATGGTAAACTTCATAAATCCAGACAACCAAACGCTACGAATATAGTAGGTGTTGCGGTAAAGTCTGCAGCATTGGTATTGGGGGACAAACCTCAGGCGGAAGGACAATGGTTGGTCGCTATTGCAGGAGTGGTGCTTGCGAATGTAGAAGCCCAATCTTATCCTGTACAGCCTGGCGATCTATTATGTTCTGGTCTTACCGGAGGCCATGCGGTCCGAGTCGCTCCTGAAAATTTAAAACCAGGCGTGCTTGTGGCGAAATCTCTGGGCTTACAAAGAAACGGTAGAGGACCGATCCAAGTTCTACTCTGCTGTAGTTGAAAATTCTCCGTATTTTCGCGGGGAAAGGTTAGAATGAAAAAGATATTAGAAATTTATAAAACGGCAAAAACGCCGGTGTACTCTTTCGAGTTTTTCCCTCCCAAAACTCCGGAAGGAGAAGTGAAATTATTCGAAGCTGTGGGCGAATTGTCCAAGGTGGATCCGGGTTATATCACTGTGACCTATGGAGCGGGAGGTTCCACTCGCGAAAAGACTATCCGTATCACTTCCGAATTGGCTAAAAAATTTTCGCTCCCAGCTGCTGCACATTTTACCTGTGTAGGCGGAAATAAGGAAGAGATTAAAGTTATATTAAAACAAATCCGAGAATCCGGGATTGAAAATTTAATGGCGCTTCGGGGAGATCCTCCTAAAGGAGAAGAGGCATTTAAAAAGGTAGAAGGCGGATTCGGCTACGCGAGTGAACTTATCTCTTTTATTAAACAAGAAGGTTTTGATTTTTGTATGGGCGCCGCTTGTTATCCCGAAAAACATCCGGAAGCTGCAAGTTTAGAATCCGATGTGGATAATCTAAAACGTAAAGTGGATTCGGGCGCTTCTTACTTGGTTTCTCAATTATTTTTTAAAAATTCAAATTTTGAATCCTTCCTAAATCTGATCCGCAAAAAAGGGATCAATGTGCCGGTGATCCCTGGGATCATGCCTATTACTTCTTTCACTCAGATTGAAAGATTTAAGGCAATGGCTGCCTGTGAGTTTCCCGAAAAACTAGTTTCCGATCTGGAAGAAGTGAAGGATCAGCCCCAAGAATTTTATAAAAGAAGTGTAAACTTCTCAGTAAACCAATGCCGTGAACTGCTCAAAATGGGAGCTCCTGGAATTCATCTTTATACTCTAAACCAATCTCCTGCGAGTTTGGATATAGTTAGAGAACTGAAAAATTAAAGGAATAAGTCCTTCTCTTTTTCTGGAGGAAGTAATCCGGTCTCAAGGGCTTTTTGTTGTAATAAGCGAATTGCCCTTTCTCCTTCTTTTCCTAAACTTTTAGAAAATTCATTCACATACAGATCTATATGCGCATCCGCCACTTCTCTCGTTGTGGTTTGAGAATGTTTTAAAATATAGTCGTACATACTTTCTCTGTTTTGATAAGCGAGAGTTAGACTTTCCTTAATCGCCGAATCCAGGTCATGTTTTATTTGAGCGGAAAGATCTCTGCGGATTGCGATACATCCGAGTGGAATATGCGCACCTGTTGTGCCTTCCCACCATTCTCCTAAATCTTCTACCTTGGCGAGCCCTCTTGATTCGTAGGTGAATCTTTCTTCGTGAATGACGATCCCGAAGTCAGCTTCCCCGTTTTTTACTTTATCCAAGATAAGATCATAACGTGTGGGAACCGGTGTGAAATCCCCTTTTAAATATAGATGTGTAAGTAAGTTGGCGGTGGTCCAGAGCCCAGGGACTAAAATTTTTTTTCCGTTAGGAGTTCCTACCGAGGCACCTGCTTTTTTTATGATGATCGGGCCGCAGTTCCTGCCAAGTGCCGAGCCGCTATCCAAAAGAGAATATTTGTCTGCCACATGGAATAATGCTGCGAATGAAATTTTCGTGGCCTGGAATTTTCCTTTGTCCGCGAATTGGTTCAATTGTTCCACATCGTATAGTTCTTCTTGGATGGAAAACGGTGCTTTGGTTTTACCTGAGATTAGATGATAAAAGATGAATGTGTCGTTCGGACAGGGAGAATATGCCAGACTGAGTTCCATTCTTCCAGGCAATCAGTTTTGATTCTCTTGGAAACGAAAAAAGGGGGTGGTAGGAACACCTGCCCTTAGGTCTATTGGAAAAGAATCGCAGGCAGACTTGGATATTATTTCGAATTCACATAAATTCCCCAAATTGGACGGGCTTCTCCCCTTTCATACGATCGCTATGGATCTGGATGGAACACTTCTGGATTCTCGGGCTTCTATTTCTAGCCTGAATCATTATGTTTTGCAGTCTGCCTTGGACCAAGGGGTCGGGCTGATCATCGCTACTGGTAGAAGGTTCTCTTCGGCTCTTCCATATGCTCGGGAGTTCCGCGGGAATGTAACCGT
Above is a genomic segment from Leptospira selangorensis containing:
- the metF gene encoding methylenetetrahydrofolate reductase [NAD(P)H], which codes for MKKILEIYKTAKTPVYSFEFFPPKTPEGEVKLFEAVGELSKVDPGYITVTYGAGGSTREKTIRITSELAKKFSLPAAAHFTCVGGNKEEIKVILKQIRESGIENLMALRGDPPKGEEAFKKVEGGFGYASELISFIKQEGFDFCMGAACYPEKHPEAASLESDVDNLKRKVDSGASYLVSQLFFKNSNFESFLNLIRKKGINVPVIPGIMPITSFTQIERFKAMAACEFPEKLVSDLEEVKDQPQEFYKRSVNFSVNQCRELLKMGAPGIHLYTLNQSPASLDIVRELKN
- a CDS encoding discoidin domain-containing protein; amino-acid sequence: MNEESIRISHPRQVKVNEIKTKGTFEFKEGGLRSYSEQLDHPGVGVLTLVLNPGSSFNQIKLHQSEQSATFFPDSFKFEISLDGKVWEPILQETGFRRLNKKVGQWNFSLVRANFLKLVSKVSEKEGAKFKVSIGALEVGISGVTKLEVSSEKDRFWVKENLIDERPDYGWSSVESNQPKEEFFLMDLGSISRVNELRVLTPKDGHLPFPETFTVYYSEDDLTWNQLLEENQFLSELGTWYQWRFLPTNIRFLKFVSRPRKIQNKEKYSTSIVEVELYAAPYLSELTHKPTAEPLPYATVLRSGLVRLAIDGETSEGAAVQANDRRLRDGSTEYKGIVELASDGEDKEGVVVQGNDRRLKHSTEAAYGLVRLAGNGENRADRVVQGNDDRLKPSSTQSFGIVELAENGETKEGTVVQGNDDRLKHATNQKFGLVQLAPPGDASPGKVVTSDDPRLRHATTESTGILRFASNGEESADAAVQGNDKRLKISTPQSYGIVKLARSGEAKEGAVVQGDDERLRNASTEYPGIVTVAPKGKSIQGHVVSSDDPRLSDARQPLPHTHDYAPKEHDFSSHTGYLRLKGSVEAPYANISPPPENAGLAYARNESEKGAGIVGSGRFSGILGFGEKFGVRGDSASGEKESAGILGLAKRGFGGWFHSRSGHALYASGKGIPSLNETGSGKAILAEGDSDFLGTVYLQTGKGTDCIAKFFPVQSSDVIAEGDLLAMGEDGKLHKSRQPNATNIVGVAVKSAALVLGDKPQAEGQWLVAIAGVVLANVEAQSYPVQPGDLLCSGLTGGHAVRVAPENLKPGVLVAKSLGLQRNGRGPIQVLLCCS
- a CDS encoding 1,4-dihydroxy-6-naphthoate synthase, encoding MELSLAYSPCPNDTFIFYHLISGKTKAPFSIQEELYDVEQLNQFADKGKFQATKISFAALFHVADKYSLLDSGSALGRNCGPIIIKKAGASVGTPNGKKILVPGLWTTANLLTHLYLKGDFTPVPTRYDLILDKVKNGEADFGIVIHEERFTYESRGLAKVEDLGEWWEGTTGAHIPLGCIAIRRDLSAQIKHDLDSAIKESLTLAYQNRESMYDYILKHSQTTTREVADAHIDLYVNEFSKSLGKEGERAIRLLQQKALETGLLPPEKEKDLFL